Proteins encoded in a region of the Vibrio ponticus genome:
- the gpmM gene encoding 2,3-bisphosphoglycerate-independent phosphoglycerate mutase — MSAKKPLALVILDGYGHREDTANNAIANANTPNLDKLFANHPNTLISASGMDVGLPDGQMGNSEVGHTNIGAGRIVYQDLTRITKSIADGEFVQTPALVEAIDAAVKADKAVHIMGLMSPGGVHSHEDHIYAAVEMAAERGAEKIYLHCFLDGRDTPPRSAEGSLQRFQELFAKLGKGRVASLVGRYYAMDRDNNWDRVQVAYDLLTQAKAEFTFDTAVEGLEAAYARDENDEFVKATAIKTADQEDAIMQDGDAVIFMNYRADRARQITRTFVPGFDGFERAVFPAINFVMLTQYAADIPLATAFPPASLENTYGEWLSKQGQTQLRISETEKYAHVTFFFNGGVENEFAGEERQLVASPKVATYDLQPEMSSPELTEKLIAAIKSGKYDTIICNYPNPDMVGHTGVYEAAKQAIEAIDECIGRVVEAINEVDGQMLITADHGNAEMMVDPETGGIHTAHTNLPVPLVYVGNKSVEFVEGGKLSDLAPTMLSLAGLEIPAEMSGQVIVK; from the coding sequence ATGTCTGCTAAGAAGCCATTGGCTCTAGTTATTCTTGACGGTTACGGTCACCGTGAAGATACAGCAAATAACGCTATCGCAAACGCTAATACTCCAAACTTGGACAAGCTATTTGCTAACCACCCTAACACGCTAATCTCTGCGTCTGGTATGGATGTGGGTCTACCTGATGGTCAAATGGGTAACTCTGAAGTTGGTCACACCAACATCGGTGCTGGTCGTATTGTTTACCAAGATCTTACTCGTATCACTAAATCAATTGCTGATGGTGAATTCGTACAAACGCCTGCACTAGTTGAAGCCATTGACGCTGCAGTTAAAGCAGACAAAGCGGTTCACATCATGGGTCTAATGTCACCAGGTGGCGTTCACTCTCACGAAGATCACATCTATGCTGCAGTTGAAATGGCTGCTGAGCGTGGCGCTGAAAAGATCTACCTACACTGCTTCCTAGATGGTCGTGATACGCCACCACGCAGTGCTGAAGGCTCTCTACAACGCTTCCAAGAGCTATTTGCTAAACTAGGCAAAGGTCGCGTGGCTTCACTAGTGGGTCGTTACTACGCTATGGACCGTGACAACAACTGGGATCGCGTTCAAGTCGCTTACGATCTGTTGACTCAAGCTAAAGCTGAATTCACTTTTGACACTGCTGTTGAAGGTCTAGAAGCGGCTTACGCTCGTGATGAAAATGATGAGTTTGTGAAAGCAACCGCAATCAAAACCGCTGATCAAGAAGATGCAATCATGCAAGATGGCGATGCGGTTATCTTCATGAACTACCGTGCTGACCGTGCACGTCAAATTACTCGTACTTTCGTACCTGGTTTTGATGGCTTCGAGCGCGCTGTATTCCCAGCAATCAACTTTGTAATGCTAACTCAATACGCAGCCGATATCCCGCTAGCTACCGCATTCCCACCAGCATCGCTAGAGAACACTTACGGTGAGTGGCTATCTAAGCAAGGTCAAACTCAGCTACGTATCTCTGAAACAGAGAAGTACGCACACGTTACATTCTTCTTCAACGGTGGTGTTGAAAACGAATTTGCAGGCGAAGAGCGTCAACTAGTGGCATCGCCTAAAGTTGCAACTTACGATCTTCAACCAGAAATGAGCTCTCCAGAGCTTACTGAGAAGCTAATTGCTGCGATCAAGTCTGGTAAGTACGACACTATCATCTGTAACTACCCTAACCCAGATATGGTTGGTCATACTGGTGTTTACGAAGCGGCTAAACAAGCTATCGAAGCGATCGATGAGTGTATTGGTCGTGTAGTAGAAGCAATCAACGAAGTTGATGGTCAAATGCTTATCACTGCTGACCACGGTAACGCAGAAATGATGGTTGATCCTGAAACTGGTGGTATCCACACAGCTCACACTAACCTACCAGTACCACTAGTATATGTAGGCAACAAATCGGTTGAGTTCGTTGAAGGCGGTAAACTGTCTGACCTAGCGCCAACCATGCTATCGCTAGCAGGTCTAGAAATCCCAGCAGAAATGTCTGGTCAAGTTATCGTTAAATAA
- a CDS encoding TetR/AcrR family transcriptional regulator — translation MKTRDKIVLAALDLFNEHGERNITTNHIAAHIDISPGNLYYHFRNKQEIVREIFALYSNELLERFTPISVQQESLVMLKRYLNSIFTLMWKYRFFYANLPEILQRDEDLHDDYIAVQEKLQANLVSIMAEFVSLGLLDLTPAEMKSQVRTLHLIATSWLGYQSAMSPKTQITEEIIHQGMLQMISVVKPRATQTGLEQLQLLEEGVKAMHA, via the coding sequence ATGAAGACGCGCGATAAAATTGTCCTCGCGGCTCTGGATCTCTTTAACGAGCATGGTGAGAGAAATATCACCACCAATCATATCGCCGCGCATATCGATATTAGCCCGGGCAACCTCTACTACCACTTCCGCAATAAGCAGGAAATCGTGCGTGAAATTTTTGCCCTTTACTCAAATGAGTTGCTAGAGCGTTTTACACCGATCTCGGTGCAGCAAGAGAGCTTAGTGATGCTCAAGCGTTACTTGAACTCTATTTTTACTTTGATGTGGAAGTATCGCTTTTTCTACGCCAATCTGCCGGAGATTTTGCAACGTGATGAAGATCTGCATGATGATTACATTGCGGTGCAGGAGAAGCTCCAAGCAAACCTAGTCAGTATCATGGCTGAATTTGTGTCATTGGGTTTACTTGATCTAACGCCGGCAGAAATGAAATCACAGGTTCGCACTTTACACCTGATTGCGACCAGTTGGTTGGGTTACCAATCAGCCATGTCACCTAAGACACAAATCACCGAAGAGATCATTCATCAAGGCATGCTACAGATGATCTCTGTGGTCAAACCGCGTGCGACACAAACCGGTCTCGAGCAACTGCAATTGCTTGAAGAAGGCGTCAAAGCAATGCACGCTTGA
- a CDS encoding acetyltransferase, with product MHYDVFNGDADGIISLLQLRLAEPKQAKLITGVKRDIQLLDGLTLHHNDSLTVLDISMSRNQQGLLRALDSGVSVFYADHHQSGDIPQATNLDAHINLDANTCTALIIDQLLQGRFHHWAIAAAFGDNLIDRAQQLAHAAELSALQTEQLKELGTLINYNGYGESVEDLHFHPAKLFEALLAYDDPFAVIAAPNSPYHILRDAYQQDMALAQSLEPYYQDENLAVFILPNNAASRRISGVYGNWLANQTPQRAHLVLSENSQQGWTVSLRAPLQDKQGAGELCGRFSTGGGREAAGGINHLPTSQLEELIALVTSYYR from the coding sequence ATGCACTATGACGTTTTTAATGGTGATGCAGATGGCATCATCTCTCTGTTGCAGCTTCGCTTAGCTGAGCCCAAGCAAGCTAAGCTCATTACTGGCGTCAAACGTGATATCCAACTGCTCGATGGGCTTACTCTGCATCACAATGACTCCTTGACCGTGTTAGATATCTCAATGAGTCGTAATCAGCAGGGTTTACTACGCGCATTAGACAGTGGCGTATCAGTCTTCTATGCCGATCATCATCAAAGTGGTGACATTCCTCAAGCGACCAATTTAGACGCGCACATCAACCTTGATGCTAATACTTGTACAGCTTTGATTATTGATCAGCTTTTACAGGGGCGTTTTCATCATTGGGCGATAGCCGCAGCTTTTGGTGATAATCTGATAGATCGTGCGCAGCAACTCGCCCACGCGGCAGAGCTCTCGGCGTTGCAGACTGAGCAACTGAAAGAGTTGGGCACTTTGATAAACTATAACGGCTATGGTGAGAGCGTTGAGGACTTGCATTTTCATCCCGCAAAGTTGTTTGAGGCGCTTTTAGCCTACGATGATCCTTTTGCTGTTATCGCTGCACCTAATTCCCCTTACCATATTTTGCGTGATGCTTACCAACAAGATATGGCGCTGGCACAATCTCTTGAGCCCTATTATCAAGATGAGAATTTGGCGGTATTTATATTGCCAAATAACGCCGCGTCACGGCGTATTAGTGGTGTTTATGGCAACTGGCTAGCCAATCAGACACCACAACGAGCCCATCTTGTTTTGAGCGAGAATAGCCAGCAAGGCTGGACGGTATCGTTACGTGCACCTTTGCAGGACAAACAAGGGGCGGGAGAACTGTGCGGTCGATTTAGCACTGGTGGTGGTAGAGAAGCGGCTGGTGGCATTAATCACCTCCCCACATCACAGCTGGAGGAATTGATTGCTCTGGTGACGAGCTATTATCGTTAG
- the nudC gene encoding NAD(+) diphosphatase: MSEKGEVSIEQKAYWCVVSGSDVWLQAGELPIGTAKQFGFDIEKCICIGEFNALPVIWLNDQDVEKQLPLTSLRECLGFSEPLFLLISKAVQYGHMSQSMRFCPQCGGRNHLNHNQLAMQCGECRTLHYPRIFPCIIVAVRKDDQILLAQHPRHRNGMYTVIAGFLEVGETLEQCVAREVLEETGIVVTNIRYFGSQPWAFPSSMMMGFLADYHSGNVKPDYTELSDAQWFTPNNMPPVAPEGTIARALIEQTLDDIKTTSH; encoded by the coding sequence ATGAGCGAGAAGGGTGAAGTTAGCATAGAACAAAAAGCCTATTGGTGTGTGGTGTCCGGTAGTGATGTTTGGCTTCAAGCAGGCGAGCTTCCAATAGGCACAGCAAAGCAATTTGGCTTCGATATCGAGAAATGTATTTGCATCGGTGAGTTTAATGCCCTGCCAGTGATTTGGCTCAATGATCAGGATGTTGAAAAGCAGTTGCCGCTTACCTCGCTAAGGGAGTGCCTTGGTTTTAGTGAGCCGTTATTTTTGTTGATCAGTAAAGCGGTGCAATATGGTCATATGTCACAGAGCATGCGCTTTTGTCCGCAATGTGGTGGTCGCAATCATCTCAACCACAATCAGTTGGCGATGCAGTGTGGCGAGTGCCGTACGTTGCATTATCCGAGGATCTTCCCTTGTATTATTGTTGCGGTGCGTAAAGACGATCAGATCTTACTTGCTCAGCACCCTCGTCATCGCAACGGTATGTACACGGTCATTGCGGGTTTTCTCGAAGTAGGTGAGACGCTTGAACAGTGTGTCGCACGTGAAGTGCTTGAGGAAACCGGTATTGTTGTGACCAATATACGTTATTTTGGTAGTCAGCCATGGGCTTTTCCATCCAGCATGATGATGGGATTTCTCGCCGATTATCATTCGGGTAATGTTAAGCCTGACTACACTGAGCTCAGTGATGCTCAGTGGTTTACGCCCAATAACATGCCACCAGTGGCACCAGAAGGCACCATCGCTCGTGCATTGATTGAGCAGACTCTTGATGATATTAAAACTACATCTCACTGA
- the hemE gene encoding uroporphyrinogen decarboxylase: MTELKNDRYLRALLKQPVDYTPVWMMRQAGRYLPEYKATRAQAGDFMSLCRNAELASEVTLQPLRRFPLDAAILFSDILTIPDAMGLGLRFETGEGPVFDNPITCKADVERIGIPDPEGELQYVMNAVRQIRKDLQGEVPLIGFSGSPWTLATYMVEGGSSKAFTKIKKMMYAEPQTLHLLLDKLADSVIEYLNAQIKAGAQSVMVFDTWGGVLTPRDYNLFSLQYMHKIVDGLIRENEGRRVPVTLFTKNGGMWLEQIAATGCDAVGLDWTINIADAKARIGDKVALQGNMDPSMLYASPERIREEVASILEGFGDAGTGHVFNLGHGIHLDVPPENAGVFVEAVHELSKPYHK; the protein is encoded by the coding sequence ATGACAGAATTAAAGAATGATCGTTATCTGCGCGCGCTTTTAAAACAGCCAGTAGATTACACCCCAGTATGGATGATGCGCCAAGCAGGTCGTTACCTACCTGAATACAAAGCGACGCGTGCCCAAGCGGGTGATTTTATGTCACTGTGTCGTAACGCAGAGCTAGCTTCGGAAGTGACTCTACAGCCATTGCGTCGTTTCCCACTCGATGCGGCTATTTTGTTCTCTGATATTCTGACCATCCCAGATGCGATGGGTCTAGGTCTACGCTTCGAAACAGGCGAAGGTCCAGTGTTTGATAACCCAATCACTTGTAAAGCGGATGTAGAGAGGATCGGGATCCCTGATCCAGAAGGTGAACTGCAATACGTAATGAATGCAGTGCGTCAGATCCGCAAAGATCTGCAAGGTGAAGTGCCACTTATCGGTTTCTCTGGTAGCCCATGGACGCTGGCGACTTACATGGTTGAAGGCGGCAGCTCGAAAGCGTTCACTAAGATCAAAAAGATGATGTACGCAGAGCCACAAACTCTGCACCTACTACTTGATAAGCTAGCAGACAGCGTTATCGAATACCTAAACGCACAGATCAAAGCGGGTGCTCAATCAGTGATGGTATTTGATACTTGGGGTGGCGTTCTGACTCCTCGTGATTACAACCTGTTCTCGCTGCAATACATGCACAAGATCGTGGATGGTCTGATCCGTGAAAATGAAGGTCGTCGCGTACCAGTAACGCTATTCACTAAGAACGGCGGCATGTGGCTTGAGCAGATCGCAGCAACGGGTTGTGATGCTGTCGGTCTAGACTGGACAATCAACATTGCTGACGCAAAAGCACGCATTGGCGATAAAGTGGCACTGCAAGGCAACATGGACCCCTCCATGCTATACGCGTCACCTGAACGTATTCGCGAAGAAGTCGCATCAATCCTCGAAGGTTTTGGTGATGCAGGTACCGGTCACGTGTTTAACCTAGGTCATGGTATTCATCTAGATGTGCCGCCAGAAAATGCGGGTGTATTTGTTGAAGCGGTTCACGAGCTATCTAAGCCGTACCACAAGTAA
- a CDS encoding DMT family transporter, giving the protein MGYEWLALFAALMWAFSSVLSVVPAKHLGSFAYSRWRMGCASTILATMALITGGWSTVTMPAISAMMLSGLIGIFIGDTALFACLNRMGPRQSGLLFSCHALFSTLLGYFLFSEAMTSFELLGATLVFSGVVLAIFFGRRGQSQNQLENVQGRVWIGVSLGLLAALCQALGGIIAKPIMQTEIDPVAASAMRMMTAFTAHSILLFSGARIAKANQTINMQVFTLTALNAFVAMAVGMTLILYALQKGNVGMVALLSSTTPIMLLPILWIYTKQVPNRYAWLGAILAVSGTAILVQ; this is encoded by the coding sequence ATGGGCTATGAATGGCTCGCTCTGTTTGCGGCATTAATGTGGGCGTTTTCCAGTGTCCTTTCTGTTGTCCCCGCTAAGCACTTAGGCAGTTTTGCTTACAGTCGCTGGCGTATGGGCTGTGCCAGTACCATTTTAGCCACCATGGCGCTGATTACTGGAGGTTGGTCAACCGTTACAATGCCCGCAATCAGTGCGATGATGCTCTCTGGGCTGATTGGTATTTTTATTGGCGATACCGCACTCTTTGCCTGCTTAAACCGCATGGGTCCAAGGCAGTCCGGTTTACTGTTTTCTTGCCACGCGTTGTTTTCCACTCTTCTCGGCTATTTTCTTTTCAGTGAAGCGATGACATCGTTCGAACTTTTGGGCGCCACATTAGTGTTCTCCGGGGTAGTCTTAGCCATCTTTTTTGGTCGTCGTGGTCAAAGCCAAAATCAATTAGAAAACGTGCAAGGCAGAGTCTGGATTGGCGTATCGCTTGGGCTACTGGCTGCACTGTGCCAAGCGTTAGGCGGCATTATCGCCAAACCCATTATGCAGACCGAGATTGATCCTGTGGCCGCTTCCGCGATGCGCATGATGACTGCGTTTACCGCCCATTCGATCTTATTATTCAGCGGTGCTCGAATTGCGAAAGCTAATCAAACGATCAATATGCAAGTCTTTACTCTGACCGCTTTAAACGCGTTTGTTGCCATGGCTGTCGGCATGACGCTGATCCTATACGCGCTGCAAAAAGGCAACGTCGGTATGGTGGCACTGCTTTCTTCCACTACACCGATCATGTTACTACCTATACTTTGGATTTATACCAAACAAGTTCCCAACCGCTACGCATGGCTTGGAGCGATATTAGCGGTATCAGGCACGGCGATTTTGGTGCAATGA
- a CDS encoding murein hydrolase activator EnvC family protein, producing the protein MSACIGTLASPLAYGASQSELTGVKSEISRQKQNLTSQQKQLDNLQKSLKDQELSINKLEREIKQTKSSLTQTNNNIAALDGKIGTLKTQKKAQSEKLIQLLQTYYVTQRAKSSANILTQGVEEDRMSQYFQHLAKQRAETIEELEKTVSELEQSEEQLQLEKQQITRLLEQQTTKRNQLSKAQSQRKGTVGKIKKSISSDKVYLSELQRNEARLKAEIAKAAKRNAVPMDGLARQKGKLPWPIQGKVLNSYGSRQTGQINWKGMVVKANYGQSVKAVYSGTVVFADYLRGYGLVVLLDHGKGDMTLYGFNQSLLKKEGDKVVAGESIALAGDTGGQAQPSLYFEIRRNSKTQDPIAWLKRR; encoded by the coding sequence ATGTCTGCGTGTATTGGCACGCTCGCATCACCGCTTGCCTATGGCGCATCACAAAGCGAGTTAACTGGGGTTAAAAGCGAGATCTCACGCCAAAAGCAAAATCTGACGTCACAACAAAAGCAACTCGATAACTTACAGAAGTCGTTAAAGGATCAAGAACTCAGCATCAACAAACTTGAGCGAGAAATAAAACAAACCAAATCCTCGCTGACGCAGACCAACAACAATATTGCCGCCCTTGATGGCAAAATTGGCACACTGAAAACGCAGAAAAAAGCCCAAAGCGAAAAGTTGATCCAATTACTGCAAACCTACTACGTGACGCAACGTGCTAAATCTTCCGCCAATATTCTCACCCAAGGCGTAGAAGAAGATCGTATGAGTCAGTATTTTCAGCATCTCGCCAAACAGCGTGCAGAAACCATTGAAGAGCTGGAAAAAACGGTGTCTGAACTCGAACAGAGTGAAGAGCAACTTCAATTAGAAAAACAGCAAATCACCCGATTGCTCGAACAGCAGACCACCAAGCGCAACCAACTGAGTAAAGCTCAATCTCAGCGTAAAGGTACGGTCGGGAAGATCAAAAAGAGTATCTCGAGTGATAAGGTCTATTTGTCTGAGCTACAACGCAATGAAGCGCGTCTAAAAGCCGAAATCGCCAAAGCCGCCAAACGTAATGCGGTTCCAATGGACGGTCTTGCTCGTCAAAAAGGTAAACTTCCTTGGCCAATTCAAGGCAAGGTACTCAACAGCTATGGTTCGCGCCAAACTGGTCAGATCAACTGGAAAGGCATGGTGGTCAAAGCCAACTATGGACAGTCAGTCAAAGCGGTATATTCAGGTACGGTGGTGTTTGCTGACTACTTGCGCGGTTATGGTTTAGTGGTGTTGTTGGATCATGGTAAAGGCGACATGACTTTGTATGGCTTCAACCAAAGTTTACTGAAAAAAGAAGGCGATAAGGTGGTAGCCGGTGAGTCGATTGCTTTAGCTGGCGATACAGGTGGTCAAGCCCAGCCGTCACTCTACTTCGAGATCCGCCGCAACAGCAAAACTCAAGATCCGATCGCTTGGCTAAAACGCCGTTAA
- a CDS encoding Rsd/AlgQ family anti-sigma factor → MVMLKKFQQTQEQWGGSSEVIDHWLETRQSLIVEYCKLAALQPASQKAPLSSLPTPAELQSFCQHLVDYISEGHFKIYDMVMDQWRSTGFQATDEINAAYAKIVLTTDPLLNFTDKYADVSDDDTLDDFDADLSNVGEILEIRFGVEDHLIQLIADSLAVPPGA, encoded by the coding sequence ATGGTCATGCTAAAAAAATTCCAACAAACACAGGAACAGTGGGGTGGCTCAAGTGAGGTCATCGACCATTGGTTAGAGACTCGTCAATCACTGATTGTCGAATACTGTAAGCTTGCCGCACTTCAACCCGCTAGTCAGAAAGCACCACTTTCTTCGCTTCCTACCCCAGCAGAGCTGCAAAGCTTTTGCCAACATCTGGTCGACTATATCTCGGAAGGTCACTTTAAGATCTACGATATGGTAATGGATCAGTGGCGCTCAACCGGATTTCAAGCCACCGATGAGATCAACGCCGCTTACGCGAAAATAGTATTAACTACCGACCCACTGCTGAACTTTACCGATAAGTACGCCGATGTTAGTGACGACGATACGCTGGATGATTTTGATGCCGATCTTTCCAATGTCGGTGAAATTCTAGAAATTCGTTTTGGGGTAGAAGATCACCTGATCCAACTGATCGCTGATAGCTTAGCCGTGCCGCCAGGTGCGTAG